In Phocoena phocoena chromosome 3, mPhoPho1.1, whole genome shotgun sequence, a single window of DNA contains:
- the PODNL1 gene encoding podocan-like protein 1 encodes MVTRYPAWGHPEPSLNSQWLSLLLLPLLLPGPPPALGMEDASFPHLGESSQPPPRACPPRCSCPRADTVDCAGLDLRVFPDHITRAAQHLSLQNNQLQELPYNELSRLSGLRTLNLHNNLISSEGLPDEVFESLTQLQHIYVGHNKLSVAPQFLPRSLRVADLAANEVTEIFPLTFGEKPALRSVYLHNNQLNNAGLPPDAFHGSQAVVTLSLSSNRLSYVPPSLPSSLERLHLQNNLISKVPRGALSRQTHLRELYLQQNQLTDSGLHATTFSKLHGLEYLDLSHNQLAAVPAGLPHTLAVLRLGRNRIRRVEAARLRGLRGLRYLLLQHNRLGAAGLPAGALRPLRGLHTLHLYGNGLDRVPQALPRRLRALVLPHNRVTTLGARDLAATPSLAELNLAYNRLASACVHRRAFRRLRALRSLDLAGNQLTLLPSGLPASLHTLRLQRNQLRALEPEPLAGLDQLQELCLAHNRLRVGDIGPGTWHELQALQVLDLSHNELSFVPPDLPEALEELHLQGNRISHVGPEAFLSTPRLRALFLRANRLHVTSIAPEAFLGLPHLRVVDTTGNPEPVLVQLPPTAPRRPRAEGP; translated from the exons ATGGTGACCCGGTACCCAGCCTGGGGACACCCTGAGCCGTCCCTCAACTCCCAGTGGCTGAGCCTACTGCTGTTGCCCCTGCTGCTGCCTGGGCCCCCGCCCGCTCTCGGCATGGAGGACGCCTCATTCCCCCACCTGGGGGAGAGCTCGCAGCCCCCGCCCCGGGCCTGCCCCCCACGCTGCTCCTGCCCCCGGGCTGACACAGTGGACTGTGCTGGCCTGGACCTTCGGGTGTTCCCGGACCACATCACCAGGGCAGCTCAACACCTCTCCCTGCAg aACAACCAGCTCCAGGAGCTCCCCTACAACGAGCTGTCACGCCTTAGCGGCTTGCGGACCCTCAATCTCCACAACAACCTCATCTCTTCCGAGG GCCTGCCTGACGAAGTCTTTGAGTCCCTCACGCAGCTGCAGCACATCTACGTGGGCCACAACAAG CTCTCTGTGGCCCCCCAGTTTCTGCCCCGCTCCCTCCGTGTCGCTGATCTGGCTGCTAACGAAGTGACGGAGATCTTCCCGCTCACCTTTGGGGAGAAGCCTGCGCTCAG GTCCGTGTACCTCCACAACAACCAGCTGAACAACGCGGGCCTGCCCCCCGACGCCTTCCACGGCTCCCAGGCAGTCGTCACCCTCAGTCTCTCCAGCAACCGGCTCAGCTATGTGCCACCCAGCCTGCCGTCCTCGCTGGAGCGGCTCCACCTGCag AACAACCTCATCTCCAAGGTGCCCCGAGGAGCCCTGAGTCGCCAGACCCACCTCCGGGAGCTCTACCTTCAGCAAAACCAGCTGACGGACAGCGGCCTGCACGCCACCACGTTCAG CAAGCTGCATGGCCTGGAGTACCTGGACCTGTCCCACAACCAGCTGGCCGCGGTGCCCGCCGGCCTGCCGCACACCCTGGCCGTGCTGCGCCTGGGCCGCAACCGCATCCGCCGGGTGGAGGCTGCGCGGCTGCGTGGCCTGCGAGGGCTGCGCTACCTGCTGCTACAGCACAACCGGCTGGGGGCGGCAGGGCTGCCGGCCGGGGCACTGCGGCCGCTGCGGGGCCTGCACACGCTGCACCTCTACGGCAACGGGCTGGACCGCGTGCCCCAGGCGCTGCCCCGCCGCCTGCGGGCCCTGGTGCTGCCCCACAACCGCGTGACCACGCTGGGTGCCCGCGATCTGGCCGCCACGCCCAGCCTGGCTGAGCTCAACCTGGCCTATAACCGCCTGGCCAGCGCCTGCGTGCACCGCCGGGCCTTCCGCCGGCTGCGGGCCCTGCGCAGCCTCGATCTGGCCGGCAACCAGCTGACCCTGCTGCCCTCTGGCCTGCCCGCCAGCCTGCACACCCTGCGGCTGCAGCGAAACCAGCTGCGGGCCCTCGAGCCCGAGCCGCTGGCCGGCCTGGACCAGCTTCAGGAGCTCTGCCTGGCGCATAACCGGCTGCGTGTGGGTGACATCGGGCCTGGCACCTGGCATGAGCTGCAGGCCCTCCAG GTGCTGGACCTCAGCCACAACGAGCTGTCCTTCGTGCCCCCCGACCTGCCTGAGGCCCTCGAGGAGCTGCACCTGCAGGGCAACCGCATCAGCCACGTGGGCCCCGAAGCCTTCCTCAGCACGCCCCGCCTACGTGCCCTCTTCCTCAG GGCCAACAGGCTTCACGTGACCAGCATAGCGCCCGAGGCCTTCCTGGGCCTCCCGCACCTTCGCGTGGTGGACACAACGGGTAACCCTGAGCCAGTCCTGGTCCAGCTGCCACCCACAGCCCCACGTCGGCCACGGGCAGAGGGCCCCTGA